The following are from one region of the Halarsenatibacter silvermanii genome:
- the thrC gene encoding threonine synthase, whose product MWSGVIGEYLDFMPVEDRTEIVTLQEGGTPLIPAPSLAQKLGIEAELYLKYEGANPTGSFKDRGMTLAVTKALGEGSEAIICASTGNTSAAAAAYGARAGLKTVVVVPEGNIALGKMAQALNHGAEVIPVQDNFDAALRIVRKICESYPVTLVNSLNPYRIEGQKSAALEVCDQLGEAPEILAIPVGNAGNITAYWQGFCEYRKARKINSCPEMWGFEASGAAAITRDKVIENPETVASAIRIGDPVSWDKAASAAEESGGIIEEVKDEELLFAYSSLADCAGVFAEPASAASLAGVKKMSDRKSLSADDLVVAVLTGHGLKDPDSALDVISEPEAVPARIEDVLDRAGLA is encoded by the coding sequence ATGTGGTCTGGAGTCATAGGAGAATATCTTGATTTTATGCCCGTAGAGGACAGAACGGAGATAGTAACCCTGCAGGAAGGCGGCACTCCCCTGATACCCGCGCCCTCGCTGGCGCAGAAGCTGGGAATTGAGGCGGAGCTTTATTTGAAATATGAAGGGGCCAATCCCACCGGCTCTTTCAAGGATAGAGGTATGACGCTTGCGGTGACAAAAGCTCTGGGGGAGGGGAGCGAAGCAATCATCTGTGCCTCCACCGGAAATACCTCGGCAGCGGCAGCCGCCTACGGAGCCAGGGCCGGACTCAAAACCGTTGTGGTTGTTCCAGAGGGAAATATAGCGCTCGGCAAAATGGCCCAGGCTTTAAATCACGGAGCCGAAGTTATTCCGGTCCAGGATAATTTCGATGCTGCCCTGCGAATTGTCAGGAAGATCTGTGAAAGCTATCCGGTAACCCTGGTAAATTCTTTGAATCCTTATCGGATCGAAGGACAAAAAAGCGCCGCCCTGGAAGTTTGCGACCAGCTGGGAGAAGCTCCCGAAATTTTGGCTATTCCTGTAGGGAATGCCGGCAATATAACCGCTTACTGGCAGGGTTTTTGTGAATATCGAAAGGCCAGGAAAATAAATTCGTGTCCCGAGATGTGGGGTTTTGAAGCTTCGGGAGCCGCTGCCATAACCAGGGATAAAGTTATCGAGAATCCGGAGACGGTGGCCAGCGCCATTCGTATCGGTGATCCGGTCAGCTGGGATAAAGCAGCGTCAGCTGCCGAAGAATCAGGCGGAATTATCGAAGAGGTCAAAGATGAGGAACTGCTATTTGCTTACAGTTCTCTGGCCGACTGTGCCGGAGTTTTTGCCGAGCCTGCTTCGGCTGCTTCCCTGGCGGGAGTGAAGAAAATGTCTGATAGAAAAAGTCTTTCAGCCGACGATCTTGTGGTAGCTGTTCTTACCGGTCACGGACTTAAAGATCCTGACTCAGCTCTGGATGTCATTTCAGAGCCCGAAGCAGTACCGGCTCGAATCGAAGATGTGTTAGACCGGGCCGGACTGGCGTAA
- the thrB gene encoding homoserine kinase yields the protein MNKTASRSQNCGKEIRNELSAEEDNLGIKVRVPSTSANLGPGFDSLGVALNIDNYVQISPLKGAESGENQIISEVFYADNKKLNIASEEDLIRQTLQQLRRYTDRGLTGARIKQELYCSPAQGLGSSAVAIVGTLKAAVEFFELELSTEEILRLACRIETHPDNVVPATLGGLTVSSYSLEEKDLVWDRVIPHESMQMVVIIPELTSNTKEQRKVIPDKFEMDDVCHNLSRTALLPLAFKSGDYDKLRKIMKDRLHQPYRCSAISGWNEVMAAGYESGAQGIALSGAGPTILAIVRENPKAVGRAMVKAWRREGVESEFTVTEPDEKGCYVIEEE from the coding sequence ATGAATAAGACAGCATCCAGATCTCAAAATTGCGGCAAGGAAATCAGAAATGAACTGTCAGCTGAGGAAGACAACCTGGGAATTAAAGTTCGAGTACCTTCAACTTCTGCCAATCTGGGCCCCGGATTTGATTCTCTAGGAGTGGCTTTGAATATTGATAATTACGTTCAGATATCGCCACTAAAAGGTGCGGAATCCGGAGAAAATCAGATAATTAGTGAGGTCTTTTATGCTGACAATAAAAAGCTGAATATTGCGTCGGAGGAGGATTTGATCAGGCAGACTCTGCAGCAGCTGCGCAGATATACCGATCGAGGGCTGACCGGGGCCAGAATAAAACAGGAACTTTATTGTTCGCCTGCTCAGGGTCTGGGAAGCAGTGCGGTAGCTATAGTCGGCACGCTCAAAGCAGCTGTCGAGTTTTTTGAACTGGAGTTGTCAACTGAGGAGATACTCAGATTGGCCTGCAGAATCGAAACCCATCCGGATAATGTTGTGCCGGCAACACTCGGTGGTCTGACTGTCTCCAGTTATTCTCTGGAAGAAAAAGATCTGGTCTGGGATCGGGTTATACCTCATGAATCGATGCAGATGGTGGTCATTATCCCCGAGTTGACCAGCAACACCAAAGAGCAGAGGAAGGTAATACCTGATAAGTTTGAGATGGATGATGTCTGTCATAATTTAAGCCGCACCGCGCTTTTGCCTCTGGCTTTTAAATCGGGGGACTATGATAAGCTGCGGAAAATAATGAAAGACAGACTGCATCAGCCCTATCGCTGTTCAGCTATTTCCGGCTGGAACGAGGTAATGGCCGCCGGTTATGAATCGGGCGCTCAGGGAATAGCTCTCAGCGGGGCCGGCCCGACCATACTGGCGATTGTCAGGGAGAATCCCAAAGCAGTAGGCAGAGCTATGGTGAAAGCCTGGCGAAGAGAGGGTGTTGAATCTGAATTCACTGTAACTGAACCGGACGAAAAAGGTTGTTACGTCATTGAGGAGGAATAA
- a CDS encoding pyridoxal phosphate-dependent aminotransferase — MKFSPRMKNLKSEKAFDVLEEVNSLREEGKDVISLAIGEPDFNTPENVKRAGIKAIEANKTGYSPSPGITELREEAAKYFSASREVSFSAENAIIAPGAKPLIFYGLLAMMGPDSEAAYPSPGFPVYESIIELFEGKPVPYSLPAEEGFDIDPDEIRSKTNEKTDVLIINSPHNPTGSVISKESLVELAEIAEEYDYWIISDEVYFELSYGGDVDSIASLPGMKERTLIIDSFSKTYAMTGWRIGFGAGPRQLIDKIGKLITNSVSCTATFTQHAAVEALRSGGQFRQKMVDELKERRDLVYRELNKVEGIECQKPEGAFYAYADVTEACELLGLENAAEFQKFLLHEAGVAVLYRECFGSRFSDEEEEYIRISFANSQENISRAINRIRKKVAENSKGILSRSSRR; from the coding sequence ATGAAGTTTTCACCGAGAATGAAGAATTTAAAATCTGAAAAGGCTTTCGACGTTCTGGAGGAAGTGAACAGTCTTCGAGAGGAAGGAAAAGATGTCATCAGCCTGGCTATAGGTGAACCGGACTTTAACACCCCTGAAAACGTAAAAAGAGCGGGCATAAAAGCTATTGAGGCCAACAAAACCGGATACAGTCCTTCCCCCGGGATTACAGAACTCAGAGAAGAAGCAGCCAAATATTTTTCTGCTTCCCGCGAAGTGAGCTTCTCGGCTGAAAATGCTATCATCGCTCCCGGGGCTAAACCGCTGATATTTTATGGGCTTTTGGCCATGATGGGCCCGGATTCGGAGGCAGCCTATCCCAGCCCGGGCTTTCCGGTTTATGAATCGATTATAGAGCTTTTTGAGGGAAAACCGGTTCCTTATTCACTGCCGGCAGAGGAAGGATTTGATATTGATCCGGATGAGATAAGGAGTAAGACAAACGAAAAGACCGATGTTCTCATCATCAATTCCCCCCATAATCCTACCGGCAGTGTTATATCCAAAGAAAGCCTGGTTGAGCTGGCCGAAATAGCTGAAGAATATGATTATTGGATTATCTCGGACGAAGTTTATTTCGAACTTTCTTATGGCGGAGACGTCGACAGCATCGCTTCTCTGCCCGGTATGAAAGAAAGAACTCTGATTATAGACAGTTTTTCTAAAACTTACGCCATGACCGGCTGGAGAATAGGATTTGGAGCAGGCCCCCGGCAGCTGATAGATAAAATTGGCAAATTGATAACCAATTCAGTTTCCTGTACAGCCACTTTTACTCAGCATGCAGCTGTCGAGGCACTTAGATCCGGCGGTCAATTCAGACAAAAAATGGTCGACGAGCTGAAAGAAAGGCGCGATCTGGTTTACAGAGAGCTCAACAAAGTTGAGGGGATTGAATGTCAAAAACCAGAAGGCGCTTTTTATGCCTATGCTGATGTTACGGAAGCCTGTGAGCTACTGGGGCTGGAAAATGCTGCTGAATTTCAGAAGTTTTTGCTGCATGAAGCCGGGGTTGCCGTGCTGTACAGAGAATGTTTTGGCAGTCGATTTTCCGATGAGGAAGAGGAATATATCAGAATTTCTTTTGCTAACAGCCAGGAAAATATTTCCCGGGCTATAAATAGAATCAGGAAAAAAGTCGCGGAAAATTCCAAAGGTATTCTTTCCAGAAGTTCCCGGCGGTGA
- a CDS encoding aconitase family protein, translating into MRINRERLLEKLEDYRSRACERWKKHGLKPRPLEREEVEVFIEALSLPGLSEEDFEFFDKKRQLDRFLIELIEGQVRRGSFPSTRAKSLGLGRIVRGDLQSGYLSPRQALEMLADMRGGSAADELVKLLSEDIFRQEAADFLKDTVLISRKQFKKIVDLSSQIAEGREIIKSWARRDFARDWQLSRIQRGAAIKAGDNITTGHLSPSQRADSRTDHPLHAQFIMEGREDESDFLERLKELKQENDQVMFVAGRALGEGSSRKSATYTMLQILGEPVPGEPEKKAGGTVIARSIAPIFRRSLIASGILPAIGDTQKIEEGDELKLDLSEEKLVINDQDELKVTLPDDYSFEKIAAGGMTYFDAGNKLQEWAQNFCRKKNIEVEKSPIPGHEISRLNQAEGRSQTLAQKIVACSRVDGMTTIKPGERARINVRGVFSQDTTGPMTVDEYQSMAGGKFGAEFVLQSLCHTAECPSTEERDRQIFLKNFVKDRGGVSLEPGEGIVHTLGNRFVLPNDVIFGADSHTRTPRGISFPAASDIVAGAMKYGEQDLVMDESVRVVFTGRPPEHITARDLVSALVVYADRQGPGREIYNGRIVEMEGLDFLDASQRYILTNATAERSASAGIISPDEKTLKKVESDLEYLKKRPDAESSPSVARTIKSFQEFLREPRLLEADSGADYAETIEIPAAEITEPLVARPHHPDNVARISETAGTSVDEVFIGSCVGGSYSSIRAAAELVRGRKISPEVNFVVSPAARDIYNRLARDGSLAALTEAGASVILPGCGLCMGNKRRIASGATAFTTTTRNYKARIGPPDSRTYLGSSRVAAITALRGEIPDAESYFSAFNS; encoded by the coding sequence ATGAGGATAAACAGAGAGAGACTGCTGGAAAAGCTGGAAGATTATCGCAGCAGAGCATGTGAAAGATGGAAAAAGCACGGTTTAAAACCCCGCCCTCTGGAGCGAGAAGAGGTCGAGGTTTTCATCGAAGCACTGTCTCTCCCCGGTCTTTCCGAGGAGGACTTTGAATTTTTTGATAAAAAAAGGCAGCTGGATAGGTTCCTGATTGAGCTCATCGAAGGTCAGGTGAGGCGCGGCAGCTTTCCCTCCACCCGGGCTAAATCCCTGGGGCTTGGCAGGATCGTGCGCGGGGACCTTCAATCCGGATATCTTTCTCCCCGGCAAGCTCTCGAGATGCTGGCCGATATGAGAGGAGGAAGTGCCGCCGATGAGCTTGTTAAGCTTTTATCTGAAGATATCTTCCGCCAGGAAGCTGCTGACTTTTTGAAAGATACGGTCTTAATCAGCAGAAAACAGTTTAAAAAAATTGTGGATCTTTCCTCGCAGATTGCTGAAGGCAGGGAGATAATTAAAAGCTGGGCCCGACGGGATTTTGCCAGAGACTGGCAGCTTTCCCGGATTCAGCGGGGGGCTGCTATAAAAGCAGGGGATAACATAACAACCGGTCATCTCAGTCCTTCGCAAAGGGCTGATTCCCGCACCGATCATCCCCTCCATGCTCAATTTATCATGGAAGGACGTGAGGACGAGAGCGATTTCCTGGAGCGGTTAAAAGAGCTGAAACAGGAAAATGATCAGGTAATGTTTGTGGCCGGCAGAGCGCTGGGAGAGGGATCCTCACGCAAATCAGCCACCTATACCATGCTGCAGATACTGGGTGAGCCTGTTCCAGGCGAACCGGAAAAAAAGGCAGGGGGAACAGTAATAGCCCGCAGTATAGCTCCCATCTTCCGAAGATCCCTGATCGCTTCCGGCATTCTACCTGCCATCGGAGACACGCAAAAAATAGAAGAGGGCGATGAACTCAAGCTCGATCTTTCTGAAGAAAAACTAGTAATAAATGATCAAGATGAACTGAAGGTGACTCTGCCGGATGATTACAGCTTTGAGAAAATAGCAGCAGGCGGCATGACATATTTTGACGCCGGCAATAAACTGCAAGAATGGGCTCAGAATTTCTGTCGAAAAAAAAATATTGAGGTGGAAAAGTCTCCCATCCCCGGACATGAAATTTCCCGATTAAATCAGGCCGAGGGCCGCTCTCAAACACTGGCTCAAAAAATTGTTGCCTGCAGCAGAGTTGATGGTATGACCACAATTAAACCGGGAGAGAGAGCCCGAATCAATGTCAGGGGGGTATTCTCTCAGGATACGACCGGGCCGATGACCGTCGATGAGTATCAATCGATGGCCGGTGGAAAATTTGGAGCTGAATTCGTGCTTCAGTCGCTCTGCCACACTGCTGAATGCCCTTCAACTGAAGAAAGGGACAGACAAATATTTCTCAAAAACTTCGTAAAGGATAGAGGGGGGGTTAGCCTCGAGCCCGGTGAAGGCATAGTTCATACCTTGGGCAACCGTTTTGTACTACCCAACGATGTGATCTTCGGTGCTGACTCCCATACCAGAACTCCCCGGGGGATATCTTTCCCGGCAGCCTCTGATATTGTCGCTGGAGCTATGAAATACGGGGAACAGGATCTGGTTATGGATGAATCTGTCAGAGTTGTCTTTACAGGGAGACCTCCTGAACATATAACCGCCCGCGATCTGGTTTCGGCGCTGGTAGTTTATGCTGATCGCCAGGGCCCGGGCAGGGAGATCTATAATGGCCGAATTGTCGAGATGGAAGGACTTGATTTTCTCGATGCAAGCCAGAGATATATACTTACCAATGCCACTGCCGAGAGAAGTGCTTCGGCGGGCATTATTTCTCCCGATGAAAAAACTTTGAAGAAGGTGGAGTCCGATCTGGAATACCTCAAAAAAAGGCCCGATGCGGAAAGTTCGCCTTCGGTTGCTCGAACTATAAAGTCCTTCCAGGAATTTCTGCGGGAGCCCCGGCTGCTGGAAGCGGATTCTGGAGCTGATTATGCTGAAACAATAGAGATTCCAGCGGCGGAGATAACAGAGCCTCTGGTGGCCAGACCGCATCATCCCGATAACGTGGCCAGGATTTCCGAAACTGCCGGCACTTCTGTGGATGAAGTCTTTATCGGCAGCTGTGTGGGCGGGAGCTACAGCAGTATTCGGGCTGCGGCCGAATTGGTACGGGGAAGAAAAATTTCTCCTGAGGTTAATTTTGTTGTTTCTCCGGCAGCCCGCGATATCTATAACCGTCTGGCCCGTGACGGCAGTCTGGCAGCTCTTACTGAAGCAGGGGCCAGTGTTATTCTTCCTGGCTGTGGATTATGCATGGGCAATAAGCGCAGAATAGCTTCGGGTGCAACCGCCTTTACCACCACCACCCGCAATTATAAAGCGAGGATAGGCCCTCCCGATTCCAGAACTTATCTGGGCAGCTCAAGGGTGGCAGCTATTACAGCCCTCAGGGGAGAAATACCGGACGCTGAGAGTTACTTTTCTGCCTTCAATTCTTGA
- a CDS encoding isocitrate/isopropylmalate dehydrogenase family protein: MQKVTLIPGDGIGPEVTEAAVKTIEAAGVDIEWDRQKAGIMAEKEQGTPLPREVLDSLRKNSIGLKGPLTTPIGSGFRSVNVALRQKLDLYVNLRPVKTFPGPVGDYEDVDLVVFRENTEGLYAGVEHKVGADAAESIKIITKKASRRIARAAFEYAEKENRDRVSIVHKANIMKLSDGLFLETCQEVADEFPDVGVDDCIVDNLCMQLVQNPEDYDVMVMPNLYGDLVSDLCAGLAGGLGVTPGANLGDEIAVFEAVHGSAPDIAGRGIANPIALMLSGVLMLKHLGEEEAAVRLETAIRELINESEVLTPDLGGEAGTDEIADAVVEKL; the protein is encoded by the coding sequence ATGCAAAAAGTTACTTTGATTCCGGGCGACGGTATCGGGCCGGAGGTTACAGAAGCTGCTGTAAAAACGATCGAAGCTGCCGGGGTCGATATCGAATGGGATAGGCAAAAGGCCGGTATAATGGCTGAAAAAGAGCAGGGCACCCCTCTTCCCCGTGAGGTGCTCGATTCCCTCAGGAAAAATTCTATTGGGTTAAAAGGTCCTCTTACAACTCCGATTGGCAGCGGCTTTAGAAGCGTCAACGTCGCCCTGCGTCAGAAACTGGATCTTTATGTTAATCTGCGGCCCGTAAAAACTTTTCCGGGCCCGGTTGGGGATTACGAGGATGTCGATCTGGTGGTTTTTCGCGAAAACACCGAAGGTTTATATGCTGGAGTGGAACACAAAGTTGGTGCAGATGCAGCGGAAAGCATAAAGATCATAACCAAAAAGGCCTCGCGCAGGATTGCCAGGGCTGCCTTCGAATATGCCGAAAAGGAAAATAGAGACAGGGTTTCGATTGTTCATAAGGCCAATATCATGAAGTTGAGCGATGGTCTTTTTCTTGAGACCTGTCAGGAGGTGGCCGATGAATTTCCTGATGTCGGGGTGGATGATTGCATTGTCGATAATCTCTGCATGCAGCTGGTGCAAAATCCGGAAGATTATGATGTGATGGTAATGCCCAATCTTTATGGTGATCTGGTGTCCGACCTCTGCGCCGGGCTGGCCGGCGGCCTGGGAGTCACTCCCGGGGCCAACCTGGGCGATGAGATAGCTGTATTTGAAGCTGTGCACGGCAGCGCTCCCGATATCGCTGGACGGGGCATAGCAAATCCGATAGCGCTTATGCTTTCAGGGGTATTGATGCTCAAACATTTAGGCGAGGAGGAAGCCGCTGTCAGACTGGAGACGGCCATCAGAGAACTGATAAATGAGTCGGAGGTGCTGACTCCCGATCTGGGAGGAGAGGCCGGTACCGATGAGATTGCCGATGCTGTTGTGGAAAAACTTTAG
- the nifV gene encoding homocitrate synthase gives MEDIKIVDTTLRDGEQTAGVVFANREKIRIAKLLDQIGVDQIEAGIPVMGGDEQEAIKAIAEAGLDADIMAWNRAVVSDVKTSINCGVDAVAVSISTSDIHIEHKLQQDRDWVLSSMVEAVEIAKEHDLYVSVNAEDATRSEREFLFKFAREARDAGADRIRYCDTVGIMEPFDIQDRVAELIDEVGIDIEMHTHNDFGLATANALAGARAGAEYIGVTVNGLGERAGNAALEEVVMALKHLYDKEMSFATEDFRNLSEYVARASARDLPSWKAIVGTNMFAHESGIHTDGVLKNSSTYEVFTPEEVGLERQIVIGKHSGKKALINKFKEYGIKLTGEEAGEILPQVRKAAVENKRALFDKELMYIYEDYKQEKKSHQKEKTS, from the coding sequence ATGGAAGATATTAAAATCGTTGATACGACTTTAAGAGACGGAGAACAGACAGCAGGAGTTGTTTTTGCCAATCGGGAAAAGATCAGAATAGCTAAATTGCTGGATCAGATAGGTGTAGATCAGATAGAAGCTGGCATTCCGGTGATGGGAGGAGATGAGCAGGAGGCTATAAAAGCTATTGCCGAAGCTGGCCTGGATGCTGATATTATGGCCTGGAACAGGGCTGTAGTATCGGATGTGAAGACCTCAATAAACTGCGGGGTCGATGCGGTTGCTGTGTCTATCTCCACTTCTGATATTCATATCGAGCACAAACTTCAGCAGGATAGAGACTGGGTGCTTTCTAGCATGGTCGAAGCTGTGGAGATAGCTAAAGAACACGATCTTTATGTATCGGTCAATGCCGAAGACGCCACCCGCAGCGAGAGGGAGTTTCTCTTCAAATTCGCCCGCGAAGCCAGGGATGCAGGAGCGGACAGGATCAGGTACTGCGATACCGTCGGCATCATGGAGCCTTTTGATATCCAGGATAGAGTGGCCGAACTCATCGATGAAGTCGGCATAGATATCGAGATGCATACCCATAACGATTTTGGCCTGGCCACCGCCAATGCTCTGGCTGGAGCCAGAGCAGGAGCAGAGTACATCGGTGTTACCGTCAATGGTCTGGGCGAGCGAGCCGGCAACGCTGCTCTGGAAGAGGTAGTTATGGCTTTAAAGCATCTTTATGATAAGGAGATGAGTTTTGCCACCGAAGACTTCAGAAACCTTTCCGAATATGTTGCCCGGGCTTCAGCCAGAGATCTGCCTTCCTGGAAAGCTATCGTCGGCACAAATATGTTCGCCCACGAATCCGGCATACACACCGACGGGGTTCTGAAAAACTCTTCCACTTATGAAGTGTTTACTCCTGAGGAGGTCGGATTGGAAAGGCAGATTGTCATCGGCAAGCACTCCGGTAAAAAAGCCCTGATCAACAAATTTAAAGAATATGGCATAAAGCTTACCGGGGAAGAAGCCGGAGAGATACTTCCTCAGGTCAGAAAAGCAGCTGTGGAAAATAAACGAGCGCTTTTCGATAAAGAACTTATGTATATCTATGAGGATTACAAACAGGAAAAGAAATCTCATCAAAAGGAAAAGACTTCCTGA
- the argC gene encoding N-acetyl-gamma-glutamyl-phosphate reductase, producing the protein MQVSIVGATGYTGIELVRLIKNHPRAEIALLTSESFAGERIADIYPHLIDIIDSRCRQVDADDIAECSDIVFTALPHGVSSKLVPDLLEKGLQVIDLSGDYRYQNPDIYREWYQKHEDPDLMARATYGLAEIREEQIKNSRLIANPGCYPTSSLIPLYPFLAEGIINSETEIIIDAKSGVTGAGRKPSRKKHFCEVQENFQAYSVEGHRHRSEIAEKLKNWTEYSAEITFTPHLLPLKRGILTTIYSSCGQQYEQKNLISLYEDYYSENRFIRILSDKKPQLKYVAGTNFCDISVTRLSSGRLKIIAALDNLIKGAAGQAVQNMNLLCSWPSELGLDDIGLYF; encoded by the coding sequence TTGCAGGTAAGCATAGTTGGAGCAACCGGTTATACAGGTATAGAACTTGTCAGGTTAATCAAGAATCATCCCAGAGCTGAAATCGCTCTGCTGACTTCGGAAAGTTTTGCCGGGGAACGGATAGCAGATATATATCCGCACTTGATCGATATAATCGATAGTCGGTGTCGGCAGGTTGACGCCGATGATATCGCGGAGTGTTCAGACATAGTATTCACAGCCTTACCTCATGGGGTCTCATCAAAACTGGTTCCAGATCTTCTGGAAAAAGGTCTGCAGGTGATAGATTTGAGCGGAGATTACCGGTATCAGAATCCCGATATTTATCGGGAGTGGTATCAAAAACATGAAGATCCTGATTTGATGGCCAGAGCCACATACGGCCTGGCCGAGATAAGGGAGGAGCAAATAAAAAACAGCCGGCTCATCGCCAACCCCGGCTGTTACCCAACCAGCTCGCTTATTCCTCTATACCCCTTTTTAGCCGAAGGTATTATAAATTCGGAGACTGAAATTATAATCGATGCCAAATCAGGAGTAACCGGTGCCGGCCGCAAACCCTCACGTAAAAAGCATTTCTGTGAAGTGCAGGAAAATTTTCAGGCCTACAGCGTGGAGGGGCACCGTCATCGATCGGAAATAGCAGAAAAACTGAAAAACTGGACGGAATATTCGGCCGAAATAACGTTCACACCGCATCTACTGCCATTAAAACGGGGTATTCTGACCACGATTTATTCATCCTGCGGTCAACAATATGAACAAAAAAATCTGATCTCTCTTTACGAAGACTATTACAGTGAAAATCGCTTCATAAGAATTCTCTCCGATAAGAAACCGCAGCTCAAATATGTGGCCGGCACTAATTTCTGCGATATTTCGGTCACCCGACTCTCTTCGGGAAGATTGAAAATAATCGCTGCTCTCGATAATTTGATCAAAGGAGCTGCCGGACAAGCCGTCCAGAATATGAATCTTCTTTGCAGCTGGCCGTCAGAACTGGGACTTGATGATATCGGACTTTATTTTTAA
- the argJ gene encoding bifunctional glutamate N-acetyltransferase/amino-acid acetyltransferase ArgJ: MENLNEVSGGITAARGFKAAGVKTGIKNNSFDLAIIKSQKKAKAAAVYTTNQVQAAPIEVCRNNLEDGTASAVVVNSGISNACTGKQGLENAYKMVEKTGEELGVNTDEVIVASTGIIGKQLPMEKIEAGIESASKKLDRNSDEKAAKAILTTDTTTKQIAVKTEIEGEALTVSGMAKGSGMIEPDMATMLSFITTDADINNQLLQKTLKAAVDNSFNKITVDGDQSTNDMVAVLASGQADIPKITAGSSAYEKFTQALHYVAEKLAKMIVKDGEGGTKFIEIEVGGAASLGQAEKAARQIANSPLVKTAIFGESPSWGRIAAAAGSADDEFDLEDLKIVINGEEIFGPEEYVHSFSKDILTRDRIDIVVDLGLGDVSEKIWTCDFSYEYVEINAKYYS; this comes from the coding sequence ATGGAAAATTTAAATGAAGTTTCAGGGGGAATAACAGCAGCCAGAGGTTTTAAAGCTGCAGGTGTAAAAACAGGAATTAAGAATAACAGCTTCGATCTGGCCATAATAAAAAGTCAGAAAAAGGCCAAAGCCGCTGCAGTATACACAACCAATCAAGTCCAGGCTGCCCCTATCGAAGTTTGCAGAAATAATCTCGAGGACGGTACTGCCAGCGCAGTGGTTGTAAATAGCGGCATCTCCAATGCCTGCACCGGAAAACAGGGGCTGGAAAATGCCTATAAAATGGTGGAAAAGACAGGTGAGGAACTGGGGGTTAATACTGATGAGGTAATAGTTGCTTCCACCGGAATCATCGGCAAGCAGCTGCCCATGGAAAAAATCGAGGCTGGAATAGAAAGCGCCTCAAAAAAACTTGACCGAAATAGCGATGAAAAAGCTGCAAAAGCTATTCTGACAACGGATACAACTACCAAACAGATAGCCGTGAAAACTGAAATCGAAGGAGAAGCGCTCACCGTTAGCGGCATGGCCAAAGGTTCAGGAATGATAGAACCTGATATGGCTACCATGCTTTCCTTTATAACTACCGATGCTGACATCAACAATCAGCTTCTGCAAAAAACGCTGAAAGCCGCGGTTGACAATTCTTTTAACAAGATCACCGTGGACGGTGATCAGAGCACCAATGATATGGTTGCAGTGCTGGCCAGCGGCCAGGCCGATATTCCTAAAATCACCGCAGGCAGCAGCGCCTATGAAAAGTTCACTCAGGCACTGCATTATGTGGCGGAAAAGCTGGCCAAAATGATAGTTAAAGATGGTGAAGGGGGTACTAAATTTATAGAGATCGAGGTTGGAGGAGCAGCATCACTAGGTCAGGCTGAGAAAGCTGCCCGTCAGATAGCCAACTCCCCGCTGGTCAAAACTGCCATATTCGGCGAATCACCCAGCTGGGGCAGGATAGCCGCAGCAGCTGGTTCAGCCGATGATGAATTCGACCTGGAAGATCTGAAGATTGTTATCAATGGTGAAGAAATATTCGGTCCGGAAGAATATGTACACTCTTTTTCTAAGGATATCCTTACCAGAGACAGGATAGATATCGTAGTAGATCTGGGTTTGGGGGATGTTTCCGAAAAAATATGGACCTGTGATTTTTCCTACGAATACGTTGAGATCAATGCGAAATATTACAGCTAA